TTGCAAACCTGACCTTTGTTGCAAAGGACATCAGCAGCCTGAGGAGTTTGGATCTCAGCAGTAACTGCCTGCTGAGCTGTGGGATTGAGCCCTTGGCTTTCTCTGGTCTTGGAATCCTCGAGGAGTTGATTCTTACAAACAATGCCTTGGATACGCTGAAAAGTTCTTGGTTCTTGGAGATGACCCTGCTCACCAAACTCctcctttctgacaacaaaattacaTATCTTCCTCCAAGAACTTTTGAGAGTTTGGCTAAGCTGAACGAACTCATTGTGTCTTCCAATTTCATTCAGTATCTTTCCATGGACACTTTTTATGGGCTAGCATCATTGACCAAACTGGACTTATCAAGCAATGAAATCCTGTTTGTTAATAACGATGTTTTCCAGCCTTTGCAGGCCTTGACGCATCTGTGGTTGTTTAAGAATAAGATGACTGCACTGGCCAGCATGCCAGACTCTCTTACCTCCTTGTCTCTTAATGAAAATCCTTGGACCTGCAACTGTCATCTGGTGAGCTCCATGCAGTTACTGAAGGAGAAAGTTCAGACACCCAGTGGCCTGGTTTGCAATAGTCCGCCAAGCCTGAGGGGACGCCATATGTTGAGTGTTGGGCCTGAAGTCTGTGCTTTTCCaactcacacaggaaatctaCCACAGGAAAGCACTTCAAAATTTAACTCGCTCTATGGCTTCACAGGTAAACTCTAGCAGTGCAACATAGTTTGGAAGCTGTTTGTTTGCATTGTTCATACTTCACATTAATCTAAAGGTGTAAATATTataaaaattcttccatttttatttgcttaGCCTGCTTTGTGAGGCCTTTCTCATGAGCACCCAGTTCGCCGTCCTTGGGCAGGAGAGCCCCAAGCCAGGAATGGGATGCATTGTtggaacagcagggaaggggagctAATGGCTTGGAAGGGAATGATGCAGATCCTCACTGAAAGTTCAGGGGGTGTGGATGGACTATCAGGtggagctgcagagcaggtgcTTTAACAGAGCTGTGTGGTGAAAAACTTGCATGAAATCTGCCTGTATCATGCTTGGTACTTGTGGATACTATTATTATGATTAAGCACTAAGTTCACAAATAAACTTAAAAAATATAGCCATGAACGTGGTCTGACTCTTATCCTGTCTCCTGCAGGAGGACTTTTCTTCAGTTTCATCATGTGTCTGATTGTCTATTTTGTCACAAAACACTGGAAATATAGCAGAGTTGCTAATCAGGCAGAGGATGGACACATCTTACAGAAGGACTCTGTGGAAGAGTTCCCAAGGAGTGTGACCAATGCCCCTTCAGTATCCTCACTTCCTCAGAGCTGTGTGATAAAAGCAAATACAACAAGGGGCTTTCAGAAGGAAAGTGAAGCTGACACAACAGAAAAAGCACTGTGTGACCATTTGAACAACATGTCCAAATCCAGCAGAGAACATTCAGAAACAAGTTCCCCAGTGAAGATGCCTGGAGTGGCCGTGCTGCCGGCTCACAGTCCCACAGGTAAAAAGATCATGACGATCTGTAAAGATGGAATGGAAATTGAAAGATTAACTGAAAGTCCAGACAAAGCCACAAGCCCAGCACTCCAGCAAGTGGGCAGCAAAAATGTGGAGAGAGCAGTTGAAATCCCCAGATGTGTCAGTGCACCGGGCTTACTTCCTAATGTGGAGAAACAACCTTCTCCAGAAAGGGACCATGGTTTGCATTGCTCATCGTTGAGCCATGAAAAAACAATCCCGATGAGGGAGTGGATGGAGAATAGGGAACCTGGTAAGTTCAAATAAAGAGTAACAATgattagaagaagaagaaaaggaaaggaggacttgtggcaccttagagactaacaaatttatttgagcataagctttcgtgagctatagccacaagtcctccttttctttttgcggatacagactaacacggctgctactctgaaaccaatgattACTCAGAAATGGTGGTGGGGAGGTTGGGCGTTTGTCACTTTGGAACGGGAAGAGGATAGGTAGCAATAGCTCTCATGTGTGCATTTTGCTATAGTAGCCATTGCTCAGAGGCCCATTGCTCTGCAGAGTCTCAAGGGGCCTGCTGTTGAATGAGGTGGCCCATTGTAATGGAGACTGCTGCAAGGAATCTGCTACAACTGCGGAACCAGCAAGAATTCTCAGTGATGGCTATTGTACAATGGGAATGCTGATTCACTGAGCATCTTCATCCATCAGGATTTGTATATTTCCCTATACAGTATTAGGGTAAAGTGCTTTCAGCTCCACTGGTGAGGCATCACTGGAAGAAAATTTTTCGCTTTTAGAATTATGTCCTTATTTAAAAGCACGTGAccttttataaataaattattaaaatattgcaTGGCAGACACATACTTCAATCCCTATAACAAATCTAATGTGCTTTCTGCATTTAGTTCCTGGGCTCCGTTTCCAGTTCAAgtaggggggtggaggggtgcatGTGCTCAGTCTACACACTTGTGAAGCAATGCCTTTTCATGGGTATGCAGAGGTGTTTGTGTATTTCTGTGTTACAACTCAGTGGAGAGAAGTGAGATTTGTGCATATGATTAAAATACGTATTTACAATATAGATAACTGCAGTATGTCAACTTTGTTCCCTCTGTTTTGCAGCCTTGGTGAAATATTTTGAAACCCAGCGGGAAGAGCAGGCTTTGAGTCCCATTACCTGGTTTTCTGGTTCTCAGTGTTCCCGGACTTTGGTAAATGTAGTTTCTCCAGCAGGAAGTGCTACACATATACAAACAGGCAGAGACCGAATTCACACCGCCTCTAACAGGAGAAGTAAATCCTGGAGCCCCTTTCACTTCAGCATCTCCAGTCATTTAACAGAGGCTCATGGAGATAGTGCATCTAGAAGAAATTCTGAGAATGGATTTGAGGCCAACTCGGTGCATTCAAGAAGAGACACAGACTGCGAGACTTTATGTCGAGAACATTTTATAAAGAGTGAGTCCAGAGATACTACTGAGGACAGATCCAAAGATCAAGGAATGAAAGAACCAGACTTGCAGAAAGACATCTGTCTCAAGAACTCTTGCATTGCACAGAGTGAAAGCAACAATCAGGGAGAGACTACGCGCACAGGGGATGTCAACCTCACTCCAGAGCCTGAAGCACGAGCCCACTCCCCACTTTCAGATTTAGCCAGCCCTAGAGAATATGCTGGTGCCAGCAACCCAGATAATAAAGGCATTAAGCCTGCAGTGCAGGGCAAATTAGTTAGCCCCTTTCTTGGAAAAGAAGGTATCCATCCCCAGTCTTTCTATAATAATGAGAGATTGGGAGAAGAGAGGCCCAGCTGTAGAATACCCAGGAGTGAGAAACCTGACAAAGAATCTTCCTTAAAGAATAATAAATTAACAAAAGAGAGATTTTGGAAATATCATACAAATTGCTGCAATGAATACCAGCCCTGCCCAACTGCTCAGAAAGTATTAAAAGAGCTGAAGACTGCACTTCTGACTTCAAGAGAGCAATTAGATCTGTCCACGCAGGCTCCCCCCTCTGACATGGATCTTCTGAAAGGTAATAATAGACTCACCATTAACCTTTTAGTTAAACTTTCCCAGAGAAGGGAAAAGCAGAGGGCAAAGAAGCAGCCCTGGAAATGACTGGAGATTAGTCACTACCATAAAGTGTAGCAATGCTGCAATACCGTATAGGCTATGCACTGCTGATTTGGATTAAATTTACACACAATTTTATGAAGAGGTTTTGCCTTCCGCAGCTAACGAACATCAGTCTGTGGGACTGCTGTTGTGGCAAGGGGATCTGTGTGAGCTAATGCTAAGAAACAGTCTATGCATTGTGCTGATGCTTGTGGCTGCTGACAAATGAAGCATATTGCATAATAAAAGTCCTGGGCAGCAATGAGACCATGCAGGCTCTCTCTGCTTAGCATTATGCCTCAACTCACCGCTGGCAGCAGTGTGCGCTGCAGGCCAGCAAGTGCTTGGATGCTACTTGCCATGTATAATGTCAGGAGCagcagaaatcaattttaaaatacaagattttaaaaattttcatgcCATTCAATAGATGTTTCCCCTTTCCGTTCTCCTTAGATCTGTCCATCAGCTATACAAATGAGTTAACGTTTGTTTTAGCaccttgaaaatgtaaagcagcACCACGAAGGGAATTTAGAAGTATTTCACCTGTAAGTGTTTTTAATAAAAGGCAATATATTTTCAGTTATTCAgtatataattaatttttttggaaATAACTGCCAAATGATGATGGCCAGCAAACAACTTTGTGAAACTCAACTATGAAGTATGCAGGTAAGGATAGCTTCAGTTGTGATCTATTGTAAGACAACAGGGGCTAATCATAACTATATTTCAGCTACAATAATCATCAGCTAGACTCAGGCAGAAAGAGTATTTTAACACACAACTTGAAAGGGTTTTACatctccttctgaagcatctcaCTCCATCTACCACCAGAATATTTGTGTGCAGATCACTGGTTTGTTGCTATGAATTGGGGACATGTATTCAGACACTTGGTACCAACCTGTAGAAACTGTGATAAGGAATTTTTAGCAGAATTTATAATGTGTCGTGGTGTTTTGTATTTAACCTAAATCTTACAGAACAAGAAGTGACCACAACTTTCCTTGCCCAGTGTATAACCAGTGAGGAGCCACTAACAAACAAATGGGAAAAGGGAAACAATAGCACTTTGCCAGATGCACACGCTTCCTTTGCTCCTGATGGAATTTGCCATCAAGAGTTGCCTGGAGATGACAGTAAAAAATTTTGTGGACTTCCTCAGACAATAACTCTGCAGCTGGGCCAACAAACCAATATATCTCACCAAGAAGCTGGTGCTGAATGCCAGTCTTTAAGTAAGGCAATTGTTGAATCCATCAATGAATTTCAAGGGAGCACTGAAAAATGCATTGTAAAAGATCAGAGCAGGACGGTGGATAGTTTGGAGCAACTGCAGTTAGGAAATGCCTCTGTAGGTGCCAATAATCTTCTGTCCAGAAGATGCGAGAATGCACGTAATGAACATGTTGCCCAGGACTGGAAGTCTTTGGATGCAGAAACTGATTCGGATGCACTGACACAAACATATAATACCATCAATGAGCATTTTGCAGGAGGTGAAGAAGGTTGTGTTCCTGCATCTCCAAGTATTTTACACAGAGAACTCTGCCATGTTAAATCTCCACAACTCAGCGCTATGGCATCTGTCTATACTTGCCTCCCCCTCAGTGCAGATGAAAGCACCCTGGCGCCTGACTCTGAAACTTCCAGTCCGAATATTAGTAAAGTTCCTTTATTGGACGTTCACAAAGTTGAACGTAAAGGTGTAGCAGACAGGGAGCCCAACTGTTATTTGTCAGATGAGGTTATTTCGGAGCAGAAAATGCACATTTCTCCAAGCGAAGAGAAAAGTGTAGGCGGACTGAGAGATGCAAGTACTGATGCTGAATTCATGCTtaatgaaaatgagggagctcaGTTTGATATTGACCAGGAGAAAACAAAGGCATTTCAATCTGACGGTACTGAGCACAATTCATATGAGTTAGTGAAAGTTGTTAGCTCAAATGACACAGACGGCCAAAAGAATACCAGGGAGCTGTTAGCCCCCCGTGACAATTCGAGGATTGAAAATAAAACCTGGCATAATACTGACAACCGTCCTTGCAGAAGCTGCTTGGGAAATGCCTGTGCTTCTATAGCAGCCGATCGTAATGAATGTGACGATGCAGAATGCAGAAAGGAAACTGGCCCTGAGTCTCTCTGCCAACCTGCTGTATCAAAAGGGAGCAGATCCTTTACAAATCCTTCTCTTACTGTTTATGAAAGTCAAGCAGAAGAAATCAGTGTTGCAGGCTATGATGGTACTTTTTCTCACTCACGCCAGGCCTCCAGGAATACAGGAATTCAGCAATTTACTTGTAATAAAAAGGACGAGTTTCAGCTCCAGAATATACAGATAAATCCAAAAACAGAGAATGAACCAGATATGAAATGTTCTAACTCTAAATACCCCATGTTAGTGGCTGGCAACACAGATGCTAAGCTTTGTGTGGCAGGAGACAACCCCTCTGCCAGTCCATATTTAGAAAGCAGACGGCCCCTGGAGATTGGACTACACTCTAAGACCATTCGTCTGCCAGAGCAGTCTCATAGGTCTCTTCTGCAACAAGGTTCTGCGCTTTCCAACCCATGGAAGAAGGAATTAGAGCAAAACTGGAATGAAAGTCCATCAGGAAAACAACTCAAGAAAACATATTGTTCTGTTTTCAGACTACCTACCGAAGGCTCATCTTTTGGGAAACTTTGCCAGAATTTAGACTGTACCATTGAGCCTCCTGATCTGAGCAAGGGAACATCCCCCACTACCCTACTGACACCAAATCCATATTTATTGGGACAAGAAACTGAAATACATGCAAATGGAGGGTCTTGGGCATTCAACCCTCAACTGATGGATAAAGCCACATATTTAAGTTGCCTTTATAATCCAAAGGCACCGAGGAAACAAGCAAATGAACTAAGTGTACTTTCTAATCTCCGCTATTGTAAAATTTCAGCAAAAGTATCCTTtggtgtggaggaggaggaatggaggTCAGTGtctcaaaaaaaagaaaatgacccAGATCAATTAATGAGTAACCATCAGTATGAACCTCCTCCTAAAAAAGAAGTCA
This region of Natator depressus isolate rNatDep1 chromosome 16, rNatDep2.hap1, whole genome shotgun sequence genomic DNA includes:
- the LOC142000095 gene encoding uncharacterized protein LOC142000095 isoform X3; translated protein: MNCILALASFLLLIFLEVAQSCPPICKYCSTGLAECEHVSSLQEVLPGLPNSTEKILLRHGNLSKIPPLSFQNFPRLHLLSITGFLFSSLANLTFVAKDISSLRSLDLSSNCLLSCGIEPLAFSGLGILEELILTNNALDTLKSSWFLEMTLLTKLLLSDNKITYLPPRTFESLAKLNELIVSSNFIQYLSMDTFYGLASLTKLDLSSNEILFVNNDVFQPLQALTHLWLFKNKMTALASMPDSLTSLSLNENPWTCNCHLVSSMQLLKEKVQTPSGLVCNSPPSLRGRHMLSVGPEVCAFPTHTGNLPQESTSKFNSLYGFTGGLFFSFIMCLIVYFVTKHWKYSRVANQAEDGHILQKDSVEEFPRSVTNAPSVSSLPQSCVIKANTTRGFQKESEADTTEKALCDHLNNMSKSSREHSETSSPVKMPGVAVLPAHSPTALVKYFETQREEQALSPITWFSGSQCSRTLVNVVSPAGSATHIQTGRDRIHTASNRRSKSWSPFHFSISSHLTEAHGDSASRRNSENGFEANSVHSRRDTDCETLCREHFIKSESRDTTEDRSKDQGMKEPDLQKDICLKNSCIAQSESNNQGETTRTGDVNLTPEPEARAHSPLSDLASPREYAGASNPDNKGIKPAVQGKLVSPFLGKEGIHPQSFYNNERLGEERPSCRIPRSEKPDKESSLKNNKLTKERFWKYHTNCCNEYQPCPTAQKVLKELKTALLTSREQLDLSTQAPPSDMDLLKEQEVTTTFLAQCITSEEPLTNKWEKGNNSTLPDAHASFAPDGICHQELPGDDSKKFCGLPQTITLQLGQQTNISHQEAGAECQSLSKAIVESINEFQGSTEKCIVKDQSRTVDSLEQLQLGNASVGANNLLSRRCENARNEHVAQDWKSLDAETDSDALTQTYNTINEHFAGGEEGCVPASPSILHRELCHVKSPQLSAMASVYTCLPLSADESTLAPDSETSSPNISKVPLLDVHKVERKGVADREPNCYLSDEVISEQKMHISPSEEKSVGGLRDASTDAEFMLNENEGAQFDIDQEKTKAFQSDGTEHNSYELVKVVSSNDTDGQKNTRELLAPRDNSRIENKTWHNTDNRPCRSCLGNACASIAADRNECDDAECRKETGPESLCQPAVSKGSRSFTNPSLTVYESQAEEISVAGYDGTFSHSRQASRNTGIQQFTCNKKDEFQLQNIQINPKTENEPDMKCSNSKYPMLVAGNTDAKLCVAGDNPSASPYLESRRPLEIGLHSKTIRLPEQSHRSLLQQGSALSNPWKKELEQNWNESPSGKQLKKTYCSVFRLPTEGSSFGKLCQNLDCTIEPPDLSKGTSPTTLLTPNPYLLGQETEIHANGGSWAFNPQLMDKATYLSCLYNPKAPRKQANELSVLSNLRYCKISAKVSFGVEEEEWRSVSQKKENDPDQLMSNHQYEPPPKKEVTTDSD
- the LOC142000095 gene encoding uncharacterized protein LOC142000095 isoform X1, whose protein sequence is MNCILALASFLLLIFLEVAQSCPPICKYCSTGLAECEHVSSLQEVLPGLPNSTEKILLRHGNLSKIPPLSFQNFPRLHLLSITGFLFSSLANLTFVAKDISSLRSLDLSSNCLLSCGIEPLAFSGLGILEELILTNNALDTLKSSWFLEMTLLTKLLLSDNKITYLPPRTFESLAKLNELIVSSNFIQYLSMDTFYGLASLTKLDLSSNEILFVNNDVFQPLQALTHLWLFKNKMTALASMPDSLTSLSLNENPWTCNCHLVSSMQLLKEKVQTPSGLVCNSPPSLRGRHMLSVGPEVCAFPTHTGNLPQESTSKFNSLYGFTGGLFFSFIMCLIVYFVTKHWKYSRVANQAEDGHILQKDSVEEFPRSVTNAPSVSSLPQSCVIKANTTRGFQKESEADTTEKALCDHLNNMSKSSREHSETSSPVKMPGVAVLPAHSPTGKKIMTICKDGMEIERLTESPDKATSPALQQVGSKNVERAVEIPRCVSAPGLLPNVEKQPSPERDHGLHCSSLSHEKTIPMREWMENREPALVKYFETQREEQALSPITWFSGSQCSRTLVNVVSPAGSATHIQTGRDRIHTASNRRSKSWSPFHFSISSHLTEAHGDSASRRNSENGFEANSVHSRRDTDCETLCREHFIKSESRDTTEDRSKDQGMKEPDLQKDICLKNSCIAQSESNNQGETTRTGDVNLTPEPEARAHSPLSDLASPREYAGASNPDNKGIKPAVQGKLVSPFLGKEGIHPQSFYNNERLGEERPSCRIPRSEKPDKESSLKNNKLTKERFWKYHTNCCNEYQPCPTAQKVLKELKTALLTSREQLDLSTQAPPSDMDLLKEQEVTTTFLAQCITSEEPLTNKWEKGNNSTLPDAHASFAPDGICHQELPGDDSKKFCGLPQTITLQLGQQTNISHQEAGAECQSLSKAIVESINEFQGSTEKCIVKDQSRTVDSLEQLQLGNASVGANNLLSRRCENARNEHVAQDWKSLDAETDSDALTQTYNTINEHFAGGEEGCVPASPSILHRELCHVKSPQLSAMASVYTCLPLSADESTLAPDSETSSPNISKVPLLDVHKVERKGVADREPNCYLSDEVISEQKMHISPSEEKSVGGLRDASTDAEFMLNENEGAQFDIDQEKTKAFQSDGTEHNSYELVKVVSSNDTDGQKNTRELLAPRDNSRIENKTWHNTDNRPCRSCLGNACASIAADRNECDDAECRKETGPESLCQPAVSKGSRSFTNPSLTVYESQAEEISVAGYDGTFSHSRQASRNTGIQQFTCNKKDEFQLQNIQINPKTENEPDMKCSNSKYPMLVAGNTDAKLCVAGDNPSASPYLESRRPLEIGLHSKTIRLPEQSHRSLLQQGSALSNPWKKELEQNWNESPSGKQLKKTYCSVFRLPTEGSSFGKLCQNLDCTIEPPDLSKGTSPTTLLTPNPYLLGQETEIHANGGSWAFNPQLMDKATYLSCLYNPKAPRKQANELSVLSNLRYCKISAKVSFGVEEEEWRSVSQKKENDPDQLMSNHQYEPPPKKEVTTDSD
- the LOC142000095 gene encoding uncharacterized protein LOC142000095 isoform X2 → MNSQSCPPICKYCSTGLAECEHVSSLQEVLPGLPNSTEKILLRHGNLSKIPPLSFQNFPRLHLLSITGFLFSSLANLTFVAKDISSLRSLDLSSNCLLSCGIEPLAFSGLGILEELILTNNALDTLKSSWFLEMTLLTKLLLSDNKITYLPPRTFESLAKLNELIVSSNFIQYLSMDTFYGLASLTKLDLSSNEILFVNNDVFQPLQALTHLWLFKNKMTALASMPDSLTSLSLNENPWTCNCHLVSSMQLLKEKVQTPSGLVCNSPPSLRGRHMLSVGPEVCAFPTHTGNLPQESTSKFNSLYGFTGGLFFSFIMCLIVYFVTKHWKYSRVANQAEDGHILQKDSVEEFPRSVTNAPSVSSLPQSCVIKANTTRGFQKESEADTTEKALCDHLNNMSKSSREHSETSSPVKMPGVAVLPAHSPTGKKIMTICKDGMEIERLTESPDKATSPALQQVGSKNVERAVEIPRCVSAPGLLPNVEKQPSPERDHGLHCSSLSHEKTIPMREWMENREPALVKYFETQREEQALSPITWFSGSQCSRTLVNVVSPAGSATHIQTGRDRIHTASNRRSKSWSPFHFSISSHLTEAHGDSASRRNSENGFEANSVHSRRDTDCETLCREHFIKSESRDTTEDRSKDQGMKEPDLQKDICLKNSCIAQSESNNQGETTRTGDVNLTPEPEARAHSPLSDLASPREYAGASNPDNKGIKPAVQGKLVSPFLGKEGIHPQSFYNNERLGEERPSCRIPRSEKPDKESSLKNNKLTKERFWKYHTNCCNEYQPCPTAQKVLKELKTALLTSREQLDLSTQAPPSDMDLLKEQEVTTTFLAQCITSEEPLTNKWEKGNNSTLPDAHASFAPDGICHQELPGDDSKKFCGLPQTITLQLGQQTNISHQEAGAECQSLSKAIVESINEFQGSTEKCIVKDQSRTVDSLEQLQLGNASVGANNLLSRRCENARNEHVAQDWKSLDAETDSDALTQTYNTINEHFAGGEEGCVPASPSILHRELCHVKSPQLSAMASVYTCLPLSADESTLAPDSETSSPNISKVPLLDVHKVERKGVADREPNCYLSDEVISEQKMHISPSEEKSVGGLRDASTDAEFMLNENEGAQFDIDQEKTKAFQSDGTEHNSYELVKVVSSNDTDGQKNTRELLAPRDNSRIENKTWHNTDNRPCRSCLGNACASIAADRNECDDAECRKETGPESLCQPAVSKGSRSFTNPSLTVYESQAEEISVAGYDGTFSHSRQASRNTGIQQFTCNKKDEFQLQNIQINPKTENEPDMKCSNSKYPMLVAGNTDAKLCVAGDNPSASPYLESRRPLEIGLHSKTIRLPEQSHRSLLQQGSALSNPWKKELEQNWNESPSGKQLKKTYCSVFRLPTEGSSFGKLCQNLDCTIEPPDLSKGTSPTTLLTPNPYLLGQETEIHANGGSWAFNPQLMDKATYLSCLYNPKAPRKQANELSVLSNLRYCKISAKVSFGVEEEEWRSVSQKKENDPDQLMSNHQYEPPPKKEVTTDSD